In one window of Polaromonas naphthalenivorans CJ2 DNA:
- a CDS encoding heavy metal translocating P-type ATPase, which produces MTDCCNQPSHTSAIADLPAAPVPAGATRFRIPAMDCAVEEADIRRVLAGVPGIRSLNFQLVARTLTIDAQAEALQAAVSAIGQAGYKMQPFTDAGPAGQTHGAHDHEHDHAHGHGGLPSGLPRLAGALGLAGVAEVISFFAPAGLPWTLAGMAVALAAIFMAGLEVYQKGLTALFRRRLNINALMTVAVTGAFLIGQWPEAAMVMALYSIAELIEAMAVDRARNAIKGLMALAPEAAELRQPDGQWTSVPLNDVPLGATVRVRPGGRIPLDGLVMAGASAVDQASVTGESLPVDKAAGDSVFGGTISQTGALELRVTAAASDSTLARIIHAVEQAQGARAPTQTFIDRFAAIYTPAVFMLALAVAVLTPLLLDWTWLEALYKALVLLVIACPCALVVSTPVTVVSGLTTAARRGILIKGGTYLEDARRLKAVALDKTGTITQGKPVLVAWQAWGGADQAEVGRLAATLAARSDHPVSSAIAQGLRAGNPQGALPAGAVEAVEMLEALSGRGVQGRIGGQPYALGNHRLMEERQQCSPALEAALALHEQQGRTVTLLASAQGVLGIFAVADTIKESSRQAIAELKALGVTPVMLSGDNAATASAVAAQAGIIDVRGNLLPEEKLAAIRQLQGQYGATGMIGDGINDAPALAQADIGFAMGGAGTDIAIEAADVVIMNDNLRRIAETVRLSRRTHAVLWQNIALALGIKAVFFVLAVFGSATMWMAVFADMGASLLVVANGLRLLRR; this is translated from the coding sequence ATGACCGACTGCTGCAACCAACCCTCTCACACGTCCGCCATTGCCGACCTTCCGGCCGCGCCTGTTCCCGCCGGCGCCACGCGCTTTCGCATCCCGGCGATGGACTGCGCGGTTGAAGAGGCCGACATCCGGCGCGTGCTGGCCGGCGTGCCGGGCATCCGCTCGCTCAACTTTCAGCTGGTGGCGCGCACGCTGACGATTGATGCGCAGGCCGAAGCCCTTCAGGCGGCGGTCAGCGCGATAGGCCAGGCGGGCTACAAGATGCAGCCGTTTACCGACGCCGGGCCAGCCGGCCAAACCCATGGTGCGCACGACCATGAGCACGATCACGCGCACGGCCACGGCGGCCTGCCCTCGGGCCTGCCGCGCCTGGCGGGCGCGCTGGGGCTGGCCGGGGTGGCCGAGGTGATCAGCTTTTTCGCCCCCGCCGGCCTGCCCTGGACGCTGGCCGGCATGGCGGTGGCGCTGGCCGCCATCTTCATGGCCGGGCTGGAGGTGTACCAGAAAGGCCTCACGGCCTTGTTCAGGCGCCGGCTCAACATCAATGCGCTGATGACGGTGGCCGTCACCGGCGCCTTCCTGATCGGCCAGTGGCCCGAGGCGGCCATGGTGATGGCGCTGTATTCCATCGCCGAGCTGATCGAGGCCATGGCGGTGGACCGCGCGCGCAATGCCATCAAGGGCCTGATGGCACTGGCGCCCGAAGCCGCCGAGCTTCGCCAGCCGGACGGCCAGTGGACCAGCGTGCCGCTCAATGACGTGCCGCTGGGCGCCACGGTGCGCGTGCGGCCCGGCGGGCGCATTCCGCTGGACGGCCTGGTCATGGCCGGCGCCAGCGCGGTTGATCAGGCGTCGGTCACAGGGGAAAGCCTGCCGGTGGACAAGGCGGCGGGCGACAGCGTGTTCGGCGGCACCATCAGCCAGACCGGCGCGCTGGAGCTGCGGGTCACGGCGGCCGCCAGCGACAGCACGCTGGCGCGCATCATCCACGCCGTCGAGCAGGCGCAGGGCGCGCGCGCGCCCACGCAGACCTTCATCGACCGCTTCGCCGCCATCTACACGCCGGCGGTGTTCATGCTGGCGCTGGCCGTGGCCGTCCTGACGCCGCTGCTGCTTGACTGGACCTGGCTGGAGGCGCTGTACAAGGCGCTGGTGCTGCTGGTGATTGCCTGCCCGTGCGCGCTGGTGGTGTCCACGCCGGTCACGGTCGTCAGCGGCCTGACCACGGCGGCGCGGCGCGGCATCTTGATCAAGGGCGGCACCTACCTCGAAGACGCCCGGCGGCTGAAGGCCGTGGCGCTGGACAAGACCGGCACCATCACCCAAGGCAAGCCGGTGCTGGTGGCCTGGCAGGCATGGGGCGGCGCGGATCAGGCCGAAGTCGGCCGCCTGGCGGCCACGCTGGCGGCGCGCTCCGACCATCCGGTGTCCAGCGCCATCGCGCAGGGGCTGCGGGCCGGCAACCCGCAAGGCGCCCTGCCGGCAGGGGCAGTTGAGGCGGTCGAGATGCTTGAGGCGCTGTCGGGGCGGGGCGTCCAGGGCCGGATCGGTGGACAACCGTACGCGCTGGGCAACCACCGGCTGATGGAGGAGCGCCAGCAATGCTCGCCCGCGCTGGAAGCGGCGCTGGCCCTGCACGAGCAGCAGGGCCGCACGGTCACGCTGCTGGCCAGCGCGCAGGGCGTGCTGGGAATCTTCGCGGTGGCCGACACCATCAAGGAAAGCTCGCGCCAGGCGATTGCCGAGCTGAAGGCGCTGGGCGTGACGCCCGTCATGCTCAGCGGCGACAACGCCGCCACGGCCAGCGCGGTGGCGGCGCAGGCCGGCATCATTGACGTGCGCGGCAACCTGCTGCCCGAGGAAAAACTGGCCGCCATCCGGCAGCTGCAAGGCCAGTACGGCGCGACCGGCATGATCGGCGACGGCATCAACGACGCGCCCGCGCTGGCGCAGGCCGACATCGGTTTTGCCATGGGCGGCGCGGGCACCGACATTGCCATCGAGGCGGCCGACGTGGTCATCATGAACGACAACCTGCGGCGCATCGCCGAGACGGTGCGCCTGTCGCGGCGCACGCATGCCGTGCTGTGGCAAAACATCGCGCTGGCCCTGGGCATCAAGGCGGTGTTTTTCGTGCTGGCCGTGTTCGGCAGCGCGACCATGTGGATGGCTGTGTTCGCCGACATGGGCGCCAGCCTGCTGGTGGTGGCCAACGGCCTGCGGCTGCTGCGCCGCTAG
- a CDS encoding MerR family transcriptional regulator, protein MPATRPLRLIGKAAALSGVSAANIRFYEAQGLLAAGPRSANGYRSYTDGDIHQLRFIRLCRAMDMSLDEVRTLLNLDLAQKADCAAANAALESHIAHVGERLAELQALQQDLVQLRDCCDGSGPQCKIMQALHDRAAHLPREEAKSRAHRHV, encoded by the coding sequence ATGCCCGCCACAAGACCCCTGCGCCTGATCGGGAAAGCCGCCGCCCTGAGCGGCGTCAGCGCCGCCAACATCCGTTTCTACGAGGCCCAGGGCCTGCTGGCGGCCGGCCCGCGCTCGGCCAACGGCTACCGCAGCTACACCGACGGCGACATCCACCAGTTGCGCTTCATCCGCCTGTGCCGGGCGATGGACATGTCGCTCGATGAAGTCCGCACCCTGCTGAACCTGGACCTGGCCCAGAAAGCCGACTGCGCGGCGGCGAACGCCGCGCTCGAATCCCACATCGCGCATGTCGGCGAGCGCTTGGCCGAACTGCAGGCCCTGCAGCAAGACCTGGTGCAGCTGCGCGACTGCTGCGACGGCAGCGGGCCGCAGTGCAAAATCATGCAGGCGCTGCACGACCGCGCCGCGCACCTGCCGCGCGAAGAGGCGAAGTCGCGCGCGCACCGGCATGTGTGA
- a CDS encoding MFS transporter, with protein MPIALLALTISAFAIGTTEFVIVGLLPTVAADLQVSLPSAGLLVSLYALGVAIGAPVLTALTGKLPRKTLLLALMALFTLGNLLAWQAPGYNSLVAARILTGLAHGVFFSIGSTIATGLVPKEKAASAIAIMFTGLTVALVTGVPLGTFIGQHFGWRETFLAVSALGAIAFATSLLFIPRSIKHTPPASLAQQFKVLAQPRLLLVYATTAVGYGGSFIPFTFLAPILQQSGFGASAIGWVMLVYGVSVAAGNIWGGKLADRKGPIAALKIIFALLAAVLLVFNFTAPHPYLAVATVLLWGAVAFGNVPGLQVYVVRQAERHTPQAVDVASGLNIAAFNLGIAFAAWAGGLVVTHLGVMHTPWIGALVVLGALALTYWSGRLDDREGVPARAATPGTAPAH; from the coding sequence ATGCCCATTGCCCTTCTGGCGCTGACCATCAGCGCCTTTGCCATCGGAACGACCGAGTTCGTCATCGTCGGCCTGCTGCCCACCGTGGCCGCCGACCTGCAGGTCAGCCTGCCATCGGCCGGCCTGCTGGTCAGCCTGTACGCGCTGGGCGTCGCCATCGGCGCGCCGGTGCTGACCGCGCTGACCGGCAAGCTGCCGCGCAAGACGCTGCTGCTGGCGCTGATGGCGCTGTTCACGCTGGGCAATCTGCTGGCCTGGCAGGCGCCGGGCTACAACTCGCTGGTGGCCGCGCGCATTTTGACGGGCCTGGCGCACGGCGTGTTCTTCTCGATTGGCTCGACCATCGCGACCGGCCTGGTGCCCAAGGAAAAGGCCGCCAGCGCGATTGCCATCATGTTCACCGGCCTGACCGTGGCGCTGGTCACCGGCGTGCCGCTGGGCACCTTCATCGGCCAGCATTTCGGCTGGCGCGAGACCTTCCTGGCCGTGTCGGCGCTGGGCGCCATCGCCTTTGCCACCAGCCTGCTGTTCATTCCGCGCAGCATCAAACACACGCCGCCGGCATCGCTGGCGCAGCAGTTCAAGGTGCTGGCCCAGCCGCGCCTGCTGCTGGTGTATGCGACCACGGCCGTCGGCTACGGCGGCTCCTTCATTCCCTTCACCTTCCTGGCGCCCATCCTGCAGCAGTCGGGTTTTGGCGCCAGCGCCATCGGCTGGGTCATGCTGGTATACGGCGTGTCGGTGGCGGCCGGCAATATCTGGGGTGGCAAGCTGGCCGACCGCAAGGGGCCGATTGCCGCGCTGAAGATCATCTTCGCGCTGCTGGCCGCCGTGCTGCTGGTGTTCAACTTCACCGCGCCGCATCCCTACCTGGCGGTTGCCACCGTGCTGCTGTGGGGCGCCGTGGCCTTCGGCAACGTGCCGGGCCTGCAGGTGTACGTGGTGCGCCAGGCCGAGCGCCACACGCCGCAGGCGGTCGATGTGGCCTCGGGCCTGAACATCGCCGCCTTCAACCTCGGCATCGCCTTTGCGGCCTGGGCCGGCGGACTGGTGGTGACGCACCTGGGCGTGATGCACACGCCGTGGATTGGTGCGCTGGTGGTGCTGGGTGCGCTGGCGCTCACGTACTGGAGCGGCCGGCTCGATGACCGGGAAGGCGTGCCGGCGCGCGCTGCGACGCCCGGCACGGCGCCAGCGCATTGA
- a CDS encoding LysR substrate-binding domain-containing protein, translating into MQITIEELLAFRTVVDSGTITAAADQLGQTVSGISRALGRLEKKLGTTLLRRTTRRLELTEEGQIFLLRSRAILGALDAAEDELAARRQAPAGLLRVNAATPFMLHAIVPLVPEFSRLFPRISLELNTDDLNVDLLAQRTDIAIRIGELRDSTLHARPLGASRLRVLASPAYLAAHGRPKCVADLASHQRIGNSQLSSLNQWPLRGPHGDSYAAAPTLSASSGETMRHLALAGMGVVCLADFMTETDRQRGDLVQLLARETVESRQPVNAVYYRNTALSSRITAFLDFIAARMPP; encoded by the coding sequence ATGCAGATCACCATTGAAGAACTCCTGGCCTTTCGCACCGTGGTGGACAGCGGCACCATCACCGCCGCCGCCGACCAGCTGGGGCAAACCGTTTCGGGCATCAGCCGGGCGCTGGGCCGGCTGGAGAAAAAGCTCGGCACCACGCTGCTGCGCCGCACTACGCGGCGGCTGGAGCTGACCGAAGAGGGGCAAATATTCCTGCTGCGCAGCCGCGCCATCCTGGGCGCGCTGGACGCGGCCGAGGACGAGCTGGCGGCGCGGCGGCAGGCGCCTGCCGGCCTGCTGCGGGTCAATGCCGCCACACCCTTCATGCTGCACGCCATCGTGCCGCTGGTGCCCGAGTTCAGCCGGCTGTTTCCCAGGATCAGCCTGGAGCTGAACACCGACGACCTCAACGTGGACCTGCTGGCGCAGCGCACCGACATCGCCATCCGCATCGGCGAGCTGCGCGACTCCACGCTGCATGCCCGGCCGCTGGGCGCCAGCCGGCTGCGCGTGTTGGCCAGCCCGGCCTACCTGGCGGCGCACGGCCGGCCCAAGTGCGTGGCCGATCTGGCAAGCCATCAGCGCATCGGCAACAGCCAGCTGTCGTCCCTCAACCAGTGGCCGCTGCGCGGGCCGCACGGCGACAGCTATGCCGCCGCGCCGACCCTGAGCGCCTCCAGCGGCGAAACCATGCGCCACCTGGCGCTGGCCGGCATGGGCGTGGTCTGCCTGGCCGACTTCATGACCGAAACCGACCGCCAGCGCGGCGACCTGGTCCAGCTGCTGGCACGCGAGACGGTCGAGAGCCGGCAGCCGGTCAACGCCGTGTACTACCGCAACACCGCGCTGTCGTCGCGCATCACGGCCTTCCTGGATTTCATCGCGGCGCGGATGCCGCCTTGA
- a CDS encoding DUF3616 domain-containing protein, translating to MSHALIATGQGVGYSVLMHSTLSPWRLVHLALLASALALSAGASAQPAPPSLQPDSGPWKSGAGFDFDLGKKKLKKTRQSVSGMACNLDARQQRVCLVVFDEGAQARYASVGDKALTPAAEPVVLRATADELDAEGAATDGRYFYVTGSHSAKRNDCASNPGSRHVLRFRLDPATGRASRAQADFADSGRLWPIMQAQPELAPHVGERKCLGSEAPPEAPRLAGQQGVNIEGLAVQGGRLYFGFRGPVSKGVAQVLAVDADALFDPQAARDPKATITRLALGPNRGIRDMVAVKTGLLLLAGPDDSSASQGAGWTVAWWDGKTAAGSVVQPRVLAALDLSGVKLRKCDKELKPEAMTVLEETPAAYKLLVLSDGLCDGGPLAFTVAR from the coding sequence TTGAGTCATGCGCTGATTGCCACCGGCCAGGGCGTGGGCTACAGTGTTTTGATGCACTCAACACTTTCCCCATGGCGGCTGGTTCATCTGGCGCTGCTTGCGTCTGCCTTGGCCTTGAGCGCTGGCGCCAGCGCGCAACCGGCGCCGCCCAGCCTCCAGCCCGACAGCGGGCCGTGGAAAAGCGGCGCGGGTTTTGACTTTGACCTGGGCAAGAAAAAACTGAAGAAAACCCGCCAGTCGGTCAGCGGCATGGCCTGCAACCTCGATGCCCGGCAGCAGCGCGTTTGCCTGGTGGTTTTTGACGAAGGCGCGCAGGCCCGCTATGCATCCGTGGGCGACAAGGCATTGACCCCCGCTGCCGAACCCGTGGTGCTGCGCGCCACGGCCGACGAGCTGGATGCCGAGGGCGCGGCCACGGACGGGCGGTATTTCTACGTCACCGGTTCGCACTCGGCCAAACGCAACGACTGCGCCAGCAACCCCGGCAGCCGCCATGTGCTGCGCTTCAGGCTGGACCCGGCCACCGGCCGCGCCAGCCGCGCGCAGGCGGACTTTGCCGACAGCGGCCGGCTGTGGCCGATCATGCAGGCGCAGCCCGAACTGGCACCCCACGTCGGCGAGCGCAAATGCCTGGGTTCCGAAGCCCCTCCCGAGGCGCCCAGGCTGGCCGGCCAGCAAGGCGTGAACATCGAGGGCCTGGCGGTGCAGGGCGGGCGGCTCTACTTTGGCTTTCGCGGCCCGGTGTCAAAGGGCGTGGCCCAGGTGCTGGCGGTCGATGCCGACGCGCTGTTCGACCCCCAGGCGGCCCGCGACCCCAAGGCGACGATCACCCGCCTGGCGCTCGGCCCCAACCGGGGCATTCGCGACATGGTGGCCGTCAAGACCGGGTTGCTGCTGCTGGCCGGGCCGGACGACAGCAGCGCCAGCCAGGGCGCGGGCTGGACGGTGGCGTGGTGGGACGGCAAAACCGCCGCAGGCAGCGTGGTGCAGCCCAGGGTTCTGGCAGCGCTGGACCTGAGCGGCGTGAAATTGCGCAAGTGCGACAAGGAACTCAAGCCCGAGGCCATGACGGTGCTGGAAGAAACGCCTGCGGCCTACAAGCTGCTGGTGCTGTCGGATGGCCTGTGCGACGGCGGGCCGCTGGCCTTCACGGTGGCGCGCTGA